The Desulfuromonas acetoxidans DSM 684 DNA window ATGGCCCTTAACAGTCCCAAACCTGATGACATTCGCCGCAAACGGCGCTTTGAGCTGCTCATGCTGGCAGCCATCTTTTTTTTCGCCCTGCTGGCCATGCGGCTGTGGTATCTACAGATCATCAGCGGCGAACGTTACCAGCTGCTGTCACAGAAAAACCGCACCCGCTATATCCCCATTGCCGCGCCGCGCGGCACCATCTATGACCGCAACGGCCAATTGCTGGTCGACAACCGTCCGTCATTCACGGTTTCCGTGCTGCGCCAGGAGGTTACCGACAAGGAGCAACTCCTCAAAAATCTGGCCGGTTATCTGCACAGCGACTGGTTGGAACTGGCCAAGGTTTGGGACAAAAAACGCTACTATCCACGCTATCGCCCAATTCCACTGAAAAGCGACATCGACCGCGACACCCTGGAGCAACTGGCGGAGCATTCGGTCGAGTTGCCCGGCATGCTGATCGAAGTGCAACCGATGCGCGCCTATCCGTATCGTGAGGTCGCGGCCCACCTGTTCGGTCATATCGGTGCCATTACCGAAAAAGAACTGGCGAGTCGTGAATTTCAGGGCTACCGCGCTGGCGAATTCATCGGCAAAAGCGGGTTGGAAAAGCATCTGGAAACCTACCTGAAAGGCCAGGCCGGTGAACGTCTACTCGAAGTTGATGTGAAAGGTAAAGAGCTGCGGCAACTGCAAGTTGAGGATCCACTGCCCGGCAAAAGCGTCTACCTGACCCTTGACCGTGACCTGCAACTGGCCACGGAGGAAGCGTTTGATGAACAGGCCGGTGCCGCGGTGGTGCTGGATGTCAACAGTGGCGACATTCTGGCGATGGTCAGCCGGCCGGCCTTTGATCCGGCGCTGTTTGCTCGCGGCATCAGCCAGGAAGAGTGGCAGGCCCTGGTCAAGAACCCCGATCACCCCCTCCAGGCAAAAGCCATCAGCGGTCAATATCCGCCTGGTTCAACCTATAAAATGGTCACAGCTCTGGCCGCACTGCGTGCCGGTGTGGTCACACCGGATGAGCTGATCGATTGTAAAGGGCGCATCACTCTCGGATCACGCGATTTTCGCTGCTGGAAGAAAACCGGTCACGGACCGACTAATCTGAATAAAGCCTTGCGCGAAAGTTGCGACGTCTGGTTTTACGAGATCTCGTTACGCCTCGGCATCGAACGGATGTCGACCATGGCACGTGAGTTGGGGCTGGGACGCAGTTTCGACCTGCCTCTGGACAATGAAAAAGCCGGTCTAATCCCGGACAAAACCTGGAAACGCAACCGTTATGGCGCCTCGTGGTACAAAGGGGAAACCGTCATCGCCGCTATCGGCCAGGGCTATGTGTTGGCCACGCCACTGCAACTGGCGGTGATGACCGCTACCATTGCCAATGGCGGCACCCTGTATCAGCCACAACTGGTCCGGCGTATTGCCGATTACAGTGGTCGCACCCTCAAAGAAAATGAACCCGTAGTGCTGCACCAGGCCGGGATTAAAAACAAAACGCTTAAGCCGGTCAAAA harbors:
- the mrdA gene encoding penicillin-binding protein 2, producing MALNSPKPDDIRRKRRFELLMLAAIFFFALLAMRLWYLQIISGERYQLLSQKNRTRYIPIAAPRGTIYDRNGQLLVDNRPSFTVSVLRQEVTDKEQLLKNLAGYLHSDWLELAKVWDKKRYYPRYRPIPLKSDIDRDTLEQLAEHSVELPGMLIEVQPMRAYPYREVAAHLFGHIGAITEKELASREFQGYRAGEFIGKSGLEKHLETYLKGQAGERLLEVDVKGKELRQLQVEDPLPGKSVYLTLDRDLQLATEEAFDEQAGAAVVLDVNSGDILAMVSRPAFDPALFARGISQEEWQALVKNPDHPLQAKAISGQYPPGSTYKMVTALAALRAGVVTPDELIDCKGRITLGSRDFRCWKKTGHGPTNLNKALRESCDVWFYEISLRLGIERMSTMARELGLGRSFDLPLDNEKAGLIPDKTWKRNRYGASWYKGETVIAAIGQGYVLATPLQLAVMTATIANGGTLYQPQLVRRIADYSGRTLKENEPVVLHQAGIKNKTLKPVKKGMEQVVNHPRGTGKSSWLADVTIAAKTGTAQVVKIQEDPESGEKQSPEEVAYRLRDHALFVAYAPAEDPQIAIAVIVEHGQHGGSAAGPIARKILENYFKISPGPEKSAAEE